Part of the Ctenopharyngodon idella isolate HZGC_01 chromosome 8, HZGC01, whole genome shotgun sequence genome, ACTTCAGATACTCCCTTCGGAGAATCACTTCCACTAGAGTCAATGTCATCCAGTAATTTACCACAAACAGAAGAGTCTGGACTTCAGCCATTAATTCTACCCATCCCCCAATCACAATCAACCCAGCAGTCCTCTGAGGCACAAGATCAAGTCCATAATGTTGTCCCGTCCACGCTCTTTTCCCTTCCTGCAGTCCTCATCCACCCCTATGATGGTCCAGAGACAACCAAGGATGAATTTGAGGATTCCGATAACCCCAACCAATCCCTTCATGCACAGAAGGTTGATTTTCAGCTTGAGATCTTAGCGCAAGTGCCTTTCGAGTTTGGCCAACGATCACTGGCTGGGTTTCCAGACACGCCACATAGCCAGGAAGAAGGTATGATGGATGTTAAGGAGAAGGAAGATACTGAGGAAAATGATGGCACATTGGAAGAAATGTTAGAAGAACCAAGTCAGAATATAGGAGATGAAGAAACAGGAACTAACTTTCACATATTGGAAGAAGCCAAGCAGCTTCCTTCGTCGAATGAAGTAAACAATACAACTGAAGACATGGAGAAGCTCAGTCTGTCAAAAAACGTACAACACACTCTGGAGGAAGGAATTCACGAACAGAAAGTAGAGCTTGTCTCTTCAGTCCGAGTCGAGACCACCAAGGCAGTTGAGCTGGAAAGCACCAAGTTGGATGATGAGGAAACAGATGTTTTGGTGGCTTCCTGTTTGTCACACTCTCATTTAGTTCCCACAAGACAGAACAGAGAAACCCAAAGTTCACTCATCCATCCAACCTCTGATAAGCTGGCAACCATGCAACATCAGCAGGAGGAAGGACTCGTCTTGGATCCGATCCTCCGTGAGGATCCAAAACTTGATAACCAAACTATTTCCATGTGTACACCAGAACATCCAACAAGCAAGCAAGAAAAGCCCAAACtggtcagtgtttctgaaacaACAGCCTTTGATCTTCAACGTTCAACTGTTCACTCTTCTGCAGAGGATGATTTAACTTCTGAGGGTGATGAACCTTCCGCTGCCCCATATCAGGCATGTAAAGACTCTGAAACCCAGCACACACTGCCAAGAGACGACACTGAACTATCTCAAATATCAAAGGATCAGACCGAGGTTACTTTGGACACGTGTCTGATGGTCTCTGTGACCTTCTTCAGTGCTGTTATCTGCATGGCTGTTGGGATTCGAGAGCCTAGCGCTTTACTGTTTGTGGGATTATTTCTGTTGTCCCTCTGGTTCTAATTTCTATGCCAGGTTTCTTTCCCCTTCCATCCGTGTCTCCTAAAAAGCCTTAAGACTTTACCTTCTTCCTTTTTCCCCAGTGCCTTGAGGAATtccaaaaactaaaaaaaaaacattgtagtGCAAACAGATCTGGTGTcatatttgtgtttatgtggTGGTAAGTAGAGTGAGAGTTGGTTAGTGTCGTTAAATTTAGGAGTTGAGCTTCTGCTTGAAATATCGTGTATCATTCAGACTTATAGTATGAAATCTGCAGTGGTTTATATACAACCGATAATAATAGTTTGAGCAAGCAATGTGTATTTTAGCTGAATTACATCACTTTGCACCTCATACATGATTGGTCATTAGAAATGTGGCTCAGCTCATTGATTCATACACAAAATGTGTCTATTTTGTGAGTTTCTCTATATATGTGCATAGCTACTGGCCCTAAAGATTGCATTTGGTTCTTTTATATACAAACTTGGAGTCATTTGTGAGTGGGATGACTTGATGGTGAGTGTATGTAGTTTTATGTATAAGAAGTGAGGCGAGACTGGACAAACGGTGCAGGTTATTTCAGAACAGAATTTTAGGAAAGTTTGAGTTGTTTAGTTATGAGGTTTTGCTTATACCACAATGTGTTCTCAGTGAAGAATTGAGTGTTTGTATATGTCTTCAAAACTAACCAGAGCAGCATCTTGGTATGAAATGTTTTAAGATGCTGAGTTATGTTTATCCACTTAATGACACTGTGAAAGTGTGTTTGATGTTATATGTGATTATTTTGTAACATGGATTACACactataaacttaaaataaatgaacgTTAAGCTTGAAGAGTATGCAACAATTTTGCACCCATCTGCTTCCTAAAAGTTATAAACAACACTTAAGGTACTACTATCTTTCTTCTTAGTTAGCAGACAAGTATATGGCCTTTTGCAGTGCTCTTTAAAAGCGTGCCCCAAGCCTCTGATATCACCCCAAAAGGTCACGCATTGCGCTGAAGTCACTGCATCAGGTTACCGGGTGACTAAACACCATTGTAAGTAGAGAAGTTAGAGCCGTTCcttgaaaaaaattcttacatttGGTTCCCTTCTTCCAGAAACTTTAGCCTTAAGGTATATAGTCACCCAGTCGTCTCACTGAATTAATGTGCAAATAAGGTTGTGAACAATCAATAACATATGTTCACATGTATTTTGTCAATGTCAAAGAAGAAATAAAAGTCTATATAACTGATAAAAACTGACCAATTTATTTCAGAGCTTTTTTTGTGTACAGCCCTTCAATGTTAAAATCAAGCTTGCTGTCAATGTCAGCAAAATGTGAAATTATCCAAACAGAAATGAATGTAACTTTGGTAATGAACAGTTATATTCACAAAGGCCCGGAACTCGTGATATGATTTAATAAACAAGAGGACAAAGTTTTTTTCACATGCATGAGTGTGTGATAAATGTGAGGTCTGACAAAgtaacttgatttttttttaatacaaaacataaaaataacaagTGGTAGtcttttaatatatacatatgcaCAGATTTGGTTGAGGATGATAGTTATATAATTATGTGAATTTAATAAGGAAATGTTCCTGAGCATAAGCTAATCCAGAATTTATGCAACATCTCATAAATCTACAGCACACATTCCAGCTACACTGACCAGTTCTGAAAACCACCTgagctgcgtttcccaaaaatATTCTAAGCATACGTAGACTGTAGAAACCACTGCGAACAATAGGTTCATCAGACATTTGGGCAATACAACCCTAAATAGTAGTCAGATCGGTGAAATAACCAAACTTAAGCTCTCACACTCATTTACGCATCCATGAAGTCCAGCTCTCAAATACATTCAATGAAAGACCAGTTTGACagtatgaatatattttgtcatgttttagaCTATATACACATAAAACAGAATGATAACACTTTGCATGCGTAAAAGGCAACATCTCTTGTAGGTCCACCTCCCTCAGTCTAACAAACTTCCCTTTCTGTgcattaaaagtaaaattttgCCCCCTGGTGGAAATTTCAAgtcgtgaaaaaaaaaaaaaaaaaaaaaaaattagaaggAAGGACAttgtatatttttgatattttacacTGGTCTAAAGATATTTGCTAAAAACAGGGCAAAAAGTTACACTACAAAAGTTtgttggaaaaagaaaaaaaagataattccTCCTATTCAAGCAAAGCAtatgaacatttaaaattttttaaatcatttgtgTAAGAATTCCATGGTGTCAAAGACTTTgatatgatttaaaatataattttaaaacaattatgaaaagcactttttttttggaACTTTACAAACATCTTCTCTAACGGACAAATTGAAAGAGTAATGCCACATTTTATACACTATTTAAACACTGCGGAaaacaattctgaggaaaaagttGAGGTTCATCTtggggaaataaaaaaaaaacttaaatatatacttaattcaatgaaatattttttaaaacacctGCCGAAACAGTTCCTAAACTGCAGATGTTTCAACATATTCACTTGAACACATGATCTTTTTTCAGTCCCTCTTTAGCATGAACTTCCTCTAAAAGAGATACTTTCGACATGTTGGTACCCCGCATTTGCACTCCATGCGCATACGCTTCTTAGGGGATCCTGGGAGTCCCGTCAGACTGAAATTAGAATCCATCTTCGTGCTCTCGGCATCTACTGGATCAACTatagaaaaaaattagaaagaaagaaaatttattttcttaaatgtatttatttttagaagatttatattgaaatatatttataaatatatacacgatacacacacacacacactatcatttaataattttgtacgattttttagtatttttgaaagaagtctcaccaagcctgcatttatttgatcaaaaatatagtaagtACAATAGTAACAgccatattgtgaaatattattccaacttaaaataaccgttttgtatttaaatatattttaaaaagtaacttatttctgtaatggcaaaactgaattaaGCAGGTGTTAttccattcttcagtgtcacatgatccttgagaaattattctaatatgctcaaTATGGTGCTCAAGCAACAGATGAatataaaaagaacagcatctaCTGAAAATATAACTCTTACATTACAACATATactgtaacataaatgtctttaccacttttgatcaattattgattaaatgataaaagtattaatttcttcaaaaaaaaaaaaaaaaaaaaaaaaaccttttcaaCGGTAGTATTTATCAAGGCCAAGTTAATGACCCCAAATCACTTGTCAAGTTACAAAGACTACttttttctatacatactcttCATTTTGTAGTCAAAGGTGAGCTCCTCTCCTGCCTTTATCCCACGTGTGGCAAAGAATGCTATCCGTGGCAGCCGCTCATCCAGGTTATCAATAAACACATTATATACCTGAAGATTTGGGTCACACTGAggacacaaaagaaaaaaacacttttgtgaCTTTCAATTATTTACTGTCTATAAATGAAAAGCTACAGTTTAACTGATATCAAGTAAAACGTATTGTGATTATTAGTGACACTTAAGGAAAAGTGTAAGATTCAATTCATACAgatcaaataaaaacatatcCATTTCAATTTGAAGCAAGTTCACTCACGCTGTGATTGACAAAGTGGGAAATGTTTCCATAGTGCGCAGCATCCACAGTGTACTCGTCATCCACATAATCCAGGTCAAAAAGGTAGGTGGCACCTTCTTTATCGTATATGTGACCTCTGCGTTCTGCTTCTTCTGTCGTAATGATCTaaagcaaaacagaaaaaagagagtTTAACAACATGAAGCCAGACTTATTATTGGGAAAGATAGATAAACAGCCATCACAAGGAAACTGAAAACATTGGCTGCTTGATAATGCCACTATCTACTAGTGAAGCAAAACGTTCCCATGATAACACGGCAACATTCAACTGAAGGTAAGCAAAATGAACAACTTgtctaaaacaaaattattaaattcactgaatattcaaaaatatctgatCCAGATGTGAAGTAACTATATGGCTCAAGCCCTCCCGTGCTTCTTACCTCCCCAACGTACTCCATGACGAAAGTGTTCTTGCGAATGCGCTCCATGGTCCGTACCCCCCAGCCCCTGCCATTGTCTGTCCTAAAAATGCAGAGGGAATACTGAATGCCCCTCTGCACCACTCTGTTGGGGCAGTCGAGCGCACAGCGGCACCGCTTGTTGCATTCATAAATGGGCAACCCGGGCCGAATGCGGACCTGGCCTAACTCATTGTAAGCAAATTTGTGCTGCGACGCTCCGGCACAGCAGCCCTCCACGGGGTTGTCCAGGCAGTCTGTGCATTCGCAGCCCACAGACACCTCATTCAGCATGATCCCATCACCAACTTTATAGTCATTTATGTAGGTGAAGTTCTTAGGCGGGCCCTCCAGGTCGACCTGGTTCCGAACATAGATGTGGCCCTTGTGGGCGCCCAGGCTGTTGAGGTGTGTCTCCCACTGTTTAAGGGTCTGCCGGAGTTTCGCCCGCTGGATAAGCTGCGACACGGTGGCAGGATCTAGGCGACGAGGGGCGGAGCGCTTCTGCTGTCTCTGCATCTCCGCATTCAGGTCCTCCCAGAACTGGTTGAGCAGATCTATGCACTTCAGGTTCTTCCGTGGTTCCCATGTGTTGCTGGATTCAGGGTAGCCCTTccatttcaccaagtacaactcCTGTGAAAGGGGTAACCTTAAATGCATTTAGATCTGGATACATTGTTGCTTTGATAGAACTCATTTTACCCTTAATGTAGTAGATTTTACTTTGACATGAGTTAGGGCTGAGAGCTAtgactataatatatatatagtggccgttaaagggatagttcacgcaaaaatgaaaatttgatgtttatctgcttacccccagggcatccaagatgtaggtgactttgtttcttcagtagaacacaaatgatgattttttaactccaaccgttgcagtctgttagttgtataatgcttgtcaatgggaactccatctataagagtcaaaaaaacatgcacagacaaatccaaattaaaccctgcggctcgtgacgacacattgatgtcctaagacacaaaacgatcggtttgtgcgagaaaccgaacagtatttatatcattttttacctctaaaacaccactatgtccaactgccttgcgcatccggttggtgaggtctgaacgcgttctgacaacggaagtgatgtctcgcactcattgaagtataagcgtgagacatcacttccatcatcagaacgcgttttcagacctcaccaaccggatgctcaaggcagttggacatagtggtgttttagaggtgaaaaattacataaatactgttcggtttctcgcacaaaccgatcgtttcgtgtcttaggacatcaatgtgtcgtcacgagccgcagggtttaatttggatttgtctgtgcatgtttttttttattctcatagattgtgttcccattgccatgcattatacgacagacagaccgcaacggttggagttaaaaatcatcatttgtgttctacctaagaaacaaagtcacctacatcttggatgccctgggggtaagcagataaacatcaaattttcatttttgcttgaactatccctttaaagatttTGCTATACTGTTTATATTGTGGTATGTAAATATATCCGCACAGTGCAGTACTAAAAGTTATTAACACTTTAGAGTGATAGCAAAAtcagttctttttgttattttttgattaaaaatttatATTGCTTTATATtctgaaatgtaaaataaatatctatAGCAAAAGAAATGGCAATGTTTGAACAAAACGAATATAAAACATCTATTTGTAAATGCACCAGTGTGCAGGCATTTTTTGCGTTTTATATACATAAGATACAATAAGTACAAGAACAAAGAAGAAAAGTACAAACAAatggtcaaataaaaaaaaatatacaaaagaacaaagatacaaaaaataaacagtgctttaactTCAGGAAGGTCTACTAACATTACTGTTCAGGTAAGTAATATGGCCTACAAAAGAAATCTagtaaagtaatcaaatgtaaaataacactgcatagttttaACTGTATAAAATCGATAGATTAATGCATATTAAAGCTAAAGTTGTTCATTCAAGAGCTGCAAGTAATTTTCTCTTtgccttttgttgtttgattcatattaatgGTGCAATTGTCAACAGGTTTAGACTGCTGCCACTGAAGGACTGAACGCTGATCTAATGGGCTAATACACATTTTCTCCCAACTGTTTACACCCATTTAAAGACAAACTGTTTTAAGTTAATACTCTCCAAGTCagtcattttgacatttaattactttattcaggGTTCCCACTCTTTCATGAACACCAGAttcaaggactttttaaagcaccgtttattttatatcaagcaCCTATCAAATTCACATTACATATGGAGCATCATGAAAGACCTCTGACAGTACTTAACATTTTAATCCTCCTATTGCATTTGCATCCATTTTAACCCGGAAGAGGTACAGAATCATTTGTACAttaattttggaaatatattaaaactgtTTGCAGCTTTCTTATCCCTAATGTTAACAATTATTCCATActagttttggttttcattttttatgaatcattacttgagtaaaaacattataatatagagagaatattataaaaatacattttgcaattgagtgaagaaaaaaaaaaaaaggattatatGGATTGTAATTGTGGCTTAAAGTcagaaaatatacaatatattatagatataagcttgcaattctgagaaaagaaagtcagaattgcaatttctatatcacaattctgactttttaaagacacaattgtggctttataaatcacacaattctgacattttaaagggatagttcacccaaaaatgaaaattctgtcatcattttttcaccctcaagttgttccaaacctgtatgaattttttggtatgctgaacataaaggaagatatttggaagaatgtcagtaaccaaacagattttgccctccattgactaccatagtaattatttttcctactatggtagtcaatagggggtgagatctgtttggttactgacattcttccaaatatcttcctttgtgttcagcagaacaatgaaattcaaacaatgaaattgaattttcatttttgggtgaattatctctttatctcacaattgtgaatttagGGTAAAGTGGGGGAAAACTAACTCTACATAGTATGCATAATATTCTTATTAAtaagtaggggtgggcgattcatgatttgatcaaaaatctttttcatgttggttttaCTATCTTGCCAGTGACTGAGCAGTACAGTCAAACTAATTTccctatatattaaaaaaagcagCCTTAcaaggtaacaaaatataaaagaaaaaagaatgacagacttTCAGATAGTATTTTTATCTTCATCCACTCTAATTTATGAGTTTCTTGTTAAAGTTACTGTATTAAAgaaattgggaaaaaaaaaagaaagaaaaagaaaaaagcagaaAGCAGATCGTGGAGACCTTTTAATCGTCCACGATCAAAATCGCACACACCTATAAGAATGTTCATTTCGGACACAGCAAATGTCACAGCTGCTCAAatgtccaaaaataaataattttcataaaatttatttcaaatttaattcaagcactttcaaggatcaatatttgttttcaagtaCTTTCCAGGCCTTGAATTCATGTGTCTGAAATCCAAGTACTTTCAAGGCACGTGGGAACCctgtttattcaatttctgttgtaAGCTATTACTTATCTGAATACCAGTACTAGTACATCTTTCTGAAAAACCTAAAGCactctttatttaatttgtaattttgttctgttgtattttttgcCAGTTTCGTTTGTAATTTCTAAAAAAagcttctttgttcttattgtattgCTGACCATTTACTTATCTTCTGTAACTGTTTTGAGGCCTTTTTACTTACATTAATTATTAGGGCTGGGCAGGGGTGTAGCACCGATTCCTAGGCCCTACGCAAAGACAGTGTGTGGGGGCCccttattattttagtattatatttttctgtgtACAATTATACACAGAGCACTCACTGatacaaaaactgcacaaaaacTGTTGTACTATATATCATGTAACACTCTTGTGTTTGAATTGTGCTATAAATAGAGTGTAATGTTAGACATAAAAAGgacagttttgtgttttattaacagaCATTGTGCCTTGTATTCCAAAACATTACAATCtttctaaactatttaacaTTGTAGGTACCTCTACAAGCATGATGAACATAGGATTGATATAATCCTGAGCCATATATTACGCTACATGTCTGAAATTTATGCtatcataatttgtgtataGTTTAAGAATAGCTGCTGAATAGTAAACTTGGTAGAAATAATGACAGTTTTGATATTACTCTTTCATGACTGTTACTGAGATGgccaatttttatatattttaaataatttgtcatttctgtaaaatgttaaaagtgtgtTGGATTTGTAAACAATAGCTGCCTGGATcttgtgtttaatgtttttgatatacattttttttagtttattatcATCACACTGTCTTAAAATTATATGACCAAGTTTgctcatattaatattttaatgcaagatCCACACAAACATCGTTTACATATTGTTTTCCATGTTTAGTTTATCTCTAAAGATTTGTCACACACTTTTCATGTTACTTCGGTGTTTAAAGAACGATAAGAGCGCTTATTACCGGCTTAGAAAAAGTTGTTTCTCATTATGTAGGAAAAGGCAGACTCCCGTTCAGCAAGCATACTTACACAACATAAACAGCGGCATATAGGTCGCCGTCGCCTCGCTCGAACAATATAGGTTCTCACTTGGTCTCTTTGGAAAGAAATTTATGAGGAATTGTTTTCCTTTACTGTTTACTTTTTGCCTGATCTTAGCCTGAATGGCGGCGGTGCGATTCGAAGATCACCACACTCCGGAGTCCGGCGCGTCCACTCTCCCTCACAGCCATTTAGCGTTTTGCAACATTCCTAGAAAACCAATCAAATCTTGCGAATTGCGTGCATGCTGTGCTTGTAGGAGGCGCCTACACAGAAGTGTGCCAAAGCTTGCGAACAGAGAAATAGCGCAGACACAGTGTATATGCGCACAATTGtataataatgattataataatttcaGGATCGTTGAGGGCCCCTAACACACCAGGGCCCTATGCACTCGGTCACCCTTTTCCCCCCACTTACGACGCCCCTGGGGCTGGGTAaacgattagtctagtctgttttcagttgatgaatgaacagaacatgtagtgCACCTCCCAttcaataaatcgcaataatctttgtgctttgttactcttgatatgaagcaaagtctcagatttcaaatgacgtccatcttattatgagattcaaaaaataaataccgttttggcgctgtttaatgtgacgtgacagatcgctgtagcgcctcagttaaagagaagcgacagcacggagcgcatgtgaacctcctctcctccgctttaatatcagttacagcgcgaaataaacatgactaaacatctgaaggtatgttaaaatatacagtacaacttaccgaaatccgtatcatgtctcgtgtaatagctcaatcagtgttttaaccgcagaaagacgtcaataaaacagcttgtaaacaatgtcacataacgtcacatttacctcagaaaaacatagtcagtgaccataaactcattagtcagctagaaaaatgaactctagagagcagcattctgataaatatagctatgcaccgttacatattcattataatgttcttcaatatttaatgcatgtttgaataaatcagttatgacagccacgatttaaatgtttaaattaaaaaaaaaaaaaaaaaaaaaaaactggagtagaaatatgattatgtaattctaaactttatttattataaaaaaaaaacataattgagtccaagtgtttgtatataaataagttaattttaaccttcaatattatagtaaagtagtaccaactgactcccatgtgtagtttacagcattagttgagagatttttttcctctagaaaaattgccatgtactgtaactgatatcgattattttggatgtagtatatcgaATTGAAATCGTAATCAAATTGAATTGCAagtgcagtgttttatttttacattttattatctaatttctgtagtatttattactgtttaatttgtatttttgtttattatatttgtcCTTCTgattgtaatttgcttctttgttcttatttttaataacacaaATAAGTACATTGTGATATATATCGTTACCATGTACTTAAATTTCTCATATTGtgaaaataagattttggtcatatcaccCACCCCTAATGTGTGTAGAGTTACAAATACACTCACCTGTACGATTTGTGTCTTCCCATCATTGATCACTTTCTTTTTGTAGTCGCAGAGGTATTCTACCTCATAGTCACACAGGTTGTTCTTGTTGATGCCCAGCTCTTCGCATTTCACCCCCTGCTCTCGACAGATTGCCTCCAGCTGGTCTGCATTGGCAATGCATGCTACCCTACACACTTGAGCTACAAAAACAATTAGAtgttaattacagaaaaaacacattatgaAATGTGTGATGACAAACATGTGCCAGTTTTAGATCAAGAAATGCATTGCACAGCTCTTTTGATGTCCACATGCCTGTAAAGCCTAGGAGTCTGCAGAGAATTTGACagcaaaaattacaaaatggaTTTTAAGGATTATTTCATACAACTTACtagttttatggttttattttattttttttttcaaaattatatttattgtgaAATGTGCTACAAATAATTTTATCCAATTAAAACGTTATATTCTAATattgggtttaaaaaaaaaaaagttgttgcgAACTTATATTGCAAATATTATCCGTATAATATTTTAGCATTACCATTCTTCAGTACAATTACAAACAAAAGccaatcattaatttaattcatgtaactacatcacacacacacattttcatacaAAGTTTAAATGGGTCTTTAGATATGAAAATACATAACTGCTTGTATATTGTAGGAAGGGGCTGTCTGACAAGGGAATCATCATCACAGTCCCCTAACTTATGTTTCTTGGCATTAAAAAGCTTGAAAGACCGCTGTAAACCACGCAGCACCACAGAACAACATGAAagttaacaatttattaaaatattgtacAGATAACGGGATCATTTTGCCAgtttgagataaaaaaaaaaataaattcttacAGAAAATTCCACATGTATCATCACTAACCAATGGGGCCATTTGATAAACTAATCGTCATAAGTAAAATAGAGATGAGCTGTAAACCTAAACTAAGTGGGTAAAACAACGACATTAAGATTAAGGCGTAGATTAACATGTTGTGGGAAAATGTGCTTTTTGATAAAGTGTCCAGCGTTCAAACATACTAAGTAGATCATATTCCTCTAAAGAACGGAAAAGTTAGCTAAGCACTGAAAATGATGCTAACTACTGAATGTACACACCTTTGCATCATGTTTCGTTGTACAACTTTATAAAGTTAATGCAAGAAAAACAGATAAGTTAAGGCATTCACAATGAGCTTGCTGAATGTGTTGCGTGAGCGCGCGGTAGCCATAACATCGACCTAATGTGAATTTGTATCAACAACTTGCAGCAAAGATTCTTTCAAAACGGAGTGTTTGTTTCCGGGGTTTCTTTGAAAAGACATCATTTAACGATCAACTCGTGTAATAGATAAGACATATGTTGGGTAAACCGTTGTTTCTGAACGATTAAAACGATATATACTTACCTTTCAAATTTTCCGCCATCTTCCGACCGCCGCCAAAATCATATATGATTAAAAGTCTGCTCAACGATTGGAGGCGGCACAGTCTGAGTGACAGGTTGGGCAACCAATAGAGACAGAGTATTTAATTCGATAAACTGTTTATGGGAAGTTTGAACAAAGTTAGGTTTATAGggttttttatgtaaaaaaatgcTTAGACTTTTTGAGCTTCCTCAGAAGATTAGCTTTCCATTTCCTGATTTATTTCCTTTCTAATAGTTTACAAAATCTGTAGAGACTGCGTTTCTTATTTGTGTGTAGTCGGGGCATAACGTCAATAAGTAgtgttatttattatattttga contains:
- the si:ch211-167b20.8 gene encoding uncharacterized protein si:ch211-167b20.8 isoform X1, with translation MAQENNSNFLTIPSQEGLFKTVRVERSEDNSNDEEEEETEEDVHLIPRSSPVPRKRGSSIADETAEYMRIRLGLPNRRVSFVDSTGAELVDVRMFVPFDSDDEDDSRWEEEETRYRKAYREPIYCVWPEFQALAGTELVLAVHTNKLEVESVTSVPDEPLSFEVIIRVLNISFHKSVYVRSTMDGWINHFDYPAEYVQGSNDGETDKFSVKLSFASPYLFNGARIDFVVRYETSDGEFWANNSGRNYSVTLLQSYEDETAQATTEEKNDLRGILKPPRYRADVGYDDSDDRGDADLSSTECEVAEDQASFAQPPIVQPEIDIETTNNLSSSPESTRTSSKAGCPLSTSDTPFGESLPLESMSSSNLPQTEESGLQPLILPIPQSQSTQQSSEAQDQVHNVVPSTLFSLPAVLIHPYDGPETTKDEFEDSDNPNQSLHAQKVDFQLEILAQVPFEFGQRSLAGFPDTPHSQEEGMMDVKEKEDTEENDGTLEEMLEEPSQNIGDEETGTNFHILEEAKQLPSSNEVNNTTEDMEKLSLSKNVQHTLEEGIHEQKVELVSSVRVETTKAVELESTKLDDEETDVLVASCLSHSHLVPTRQNRETQSSLIHPTSDKLATMQHQQEEGLVLDPILREDPKLDNQTISMCTPEHPTSKQEKPKLVSVSETTAFDLQRSTVHSSAEDDLTSEGDEPSAAPYQACKDSETQHTLPRDDTELSQISKDQTEVTLDTCLMVSVTFFSAVICMAVGIREPSALLFVGLFLLSLWF
- the si:ch211-167b20.8 gene encoding uncharacterized protein si:ch211-167b20.8 isoform X3, with the translated sequence MAQENNSNFLTIPSQEGLFKTVRVERSEDNSNDEEEEETEEDVHLIPRSSPVPRKRGSSIADETAEYMRIRLGLPNRRVSFVDSTGAELVDVRMFVPFDSDDEDDSRWEEEETRYRKAYREPIYCVWPEFQALAGTELVLAVHTNKLEVESVTSVPDEPLSFEVIIRVLNISFHKSVYVRSTMDGWINHFDYPAEYVQGSNDGETDKFSVKLSFASPYLFNGARIDFVVRYETSDGEFWANNSGRNYSVTLLQSYEDETAQATTEEKNDLRGILKPPRADVGYDDSDDRGDADLSSTECEVAEDQASFAQPPIVQPEIDIETTNNLSSSPESTRTSSKAGCPLSTSDTPFGESLPLESMSSSNLPQTEESGLQPLILPIPQSQSTQQSSEAQDQVHNVVPSTLFSLPAVLIHPYDGPETTKDEFEDSDNPNQSLHAQKVDFQLEILAQVPFEFGQRSLAGFPDTPHSQEEGMMDVKEKEDTEENDGTLEEMLEEPSQNIGDEETGTNFHILEEAKQLPSSNEVNNTTEDMEKLSLSKNVQHTLEEGIHEQKVELVSSVRVETTKAVELESTKLDDEETDVLVASCLSHSHLVPTRQNRETQSSLIHPTSDKLATMQHQQEEGLVLDPILREDPKLDNQTISMCTPEHPTSKQEKPKLVSVSETTAFDLQRSTVHSSAEDDLTSEGDEPSAAPYQACKDSETQHTLPRDDTELSQISKDQTEVTLDTCLMVSVTFFSAVICMAVGIREPSALLFVGLFLLSLWF